GAAACTTCTACCACGAACCACTTTAGCTCGTAATACATTTGTGGTATGTGGTATGAAGTCCAGTGTGaagtttccacagtcagtgatgaTTTGGGGTGCCATGTCATCTGCATgtgttggtccactgtgttttctgaagtccacagtcaCACAGCCATCTGCTAGGAAACTTTGGAGCACTTCATCCTTCctgctgacaagctttatggagatTCTGATTTCAGCAACGTGGGCTTTCATAACACCTGTGCAGTGCCACAGATTTTCTCCATGCAACGCCGCTTTGATGCAATTCATGCAAAAGTAGGCCCAACCGAGTATTGAGTGCATAGAAATACAGAGAAAATActtttcagaagcctgacatttctatttaaaatatctGGATAAGGATAAGGATTTTCTTATTAGATGGTATTTTGTTTGAGCTGCAGAGTTTGTCTTTTGGACCTACGTTAAACTTGTGATCACGATGCCCTCTATTGGCAGGTAGCAGTTACAACATCAAACATCTAGTCACTTGATAGGATCTCTGGACATTATTCTAACAATATCGAAATGGATATGAAAATGCAAACGTTCaggcttaaataaaaaactttaaaaggatgttgttaataaaatatctaAAGGACGGTttgaaaactaaatgaaaaatcatATGATGAAATGTTTGATGCAAGGTGCTCTGCTTCGGCAACACAGGTTGTCAAGTTTGCCTTGAAAATTATGATTTGGTGTGAAAATGGATTTaaactttttacagttttttccgctgtttaaaatacatatttttgaaattgcCCTTAATTGTATGAattttttgcacaaaaaaagttctctttaaagggataattcacccaaaatgcattattttatccaaaataGTCTAAaagtctttcttctgtggagcacaacAGTAGTctagatattttaagaaatgtcttcaTGTGTATGTATGGAAATCAGTTTTTTAGATACCAACATTGTTCTTTTGTGACATGAgagtgactaaatgatgacagaatttaattttttgtgaactgtgGCCTACATTCTCATATTTCCCCACTTTGCGCAAGTTTTTTATATGATGTCAAACATAACTCACTAAATGTGCCTCTATAATCCACATTTATTTGACACCTTCTCTTCATGTATTATAAAAatggtctcatttgtttctatttttatttttataaccaTTTTAAGAGAAACCTAAGATTATGAAAAGCTATGAATAAGCAAACTTGCCCTAATATTCTCCTCTGATAGGCTCAGTCCTCAGCGACCCTACAGAGTACAAGCGGCTTTATCAGCACTGAGGACCTGGGAAATGATGATTCAATCCCTGACATGTCACGGTAACTGAAGGGTCACGGTCAGAGATTGGCTTGACCTCTCAGAATCTGAAACAGCTGAGGTAGAAGCATGCCGTTTTACCAGTTCTGAGATCTATAGCGTGCAGAATCTGGAGGCAATGGGTTCATGAAGCATATAAAGACAAAGGTGGCCACCAAAGACACACCAGCATGTAATTGTATTCCATGTTGGCTTGAAACATCTCAGCAGATCATTCATCTCTCTTTCCATACATCTTTCAACTCTGTTCATCAGATCATCTTATGAATCACAGGCAGCATGAGGCAGCGTACAGTGCTGATGTATGTCGAGATCGGGTGTTTTTTGACCTGTTTATGTGGCTGGATTTTGATCTGTTCTACTCTGGCTACGGAGTACTGGACCTTCTCGGAGGTCGGCTCTGTTGTCCTCACCACCGGCAATTATTATTCCAACCTTTGGATGGACTGTGTGTCAGATACCACAGGAGTTTCTGACTGTAAATACTACCCCTCCATGATGGACCTCTCTGGTGAGACAGTcgattgaatatttatttttgaatccttgtttaaaaaatgtattttctttcgCACTTTATTTAAGAAGACGAGATGGATTACAATGTCGCCTTATATTATGACAAGAAAATATTTCGGAAAATTCTGTAATACACTGAAGATGCTCAAatataacatccatccatccattttctaccgcttatccgaactacctcgggtcacggggagcctgcgcctatctcaggagtcatcgggcatcaaggcaggatacaccctggatggagtgccaacccatcgcagggcacaaatataacatttgtttgttaattaatttggatattttttgtcataacaCATGCTAACACCATTACAGTATGTCATCGTTTTACACTTATgtgttttgtaattgttttaatcaaatattaataaataattgaccCTAAGACTATAAAGGTTAATCCTTTTAAAACCTTGTCAAATTAAAcgaaacatttaaagggacagtccacccgaaaaagaaaattctgcctTCATCTACTCATCATCAAACCCGTATAAATGTCTCTGTCCTGCTGAACAGAAaggaaggtatttggaagaatgtcagtaaccaaccAACTTTAATCACCCAtgtactgccatagtaggaaatagaATCCCATGGGAgtaaatggggaatgagatctgtacagttactgacattcttccaaatatcttccgttgtgttcagcagaacaaagaaatgtaggtttggaacaatctgaatggtgacagaattttcagtttttgtgtgaactatccctttaaattttaagAAGATTTGTTCAGAAATAAACTTCAATTAAATGACTCCTCTCTTTCCCTCTTTGGCTGTCAGTTTTCCTCCATGTGAGCAGGGCTCTGGCTGTGGTCTCTGTGATTTTGGGCTTCTGGGCGGCTGTGCTTGCTCTCATTGGGATGAAGTGTACCAAGATTGGAGGCTCTGAACTCACTAATGCCAGAATTACGTTTGTGGCTGCGTTGACGTACATGTTATCTGGTGAGAATGGCTGTTTTCGACAAGCATTTGTCACATTATGATTTGGTTAAAATAACATCATGTCTGTTTGGCAGGATTCTGCGGTATGATTGTGTACTCCATGTGGGGCAATAAAGTGCGCTCAGACTTTGTGGATCCATATTACTTAGAGCAAAGGTAACATGATGTTTTTAAGATAGTGAATTTATATGCAAACTGCGATTTCTATGCTAAATGCAGAAAACATGGATGAACCCTGATGGATTTGTGTTTGTTAGGTTTGAGCTGGGTGCCGGCCCTGTTCATCGGTTGGGGGGGATCGTGTCTGGTTATATGTGGAAGTGCAGTCATGTGCTATTTCTCTGGGAGAGAGTCGTTCCCTCGAAAGTATGGcctgtttcattgtttttatagGAGGCGAGATGTATACAGAATCTATCGCATTGACTATCTCTTACTTTTAGGTATACTAAGCAACTCACAAGACCTCCGACCTACATGACGGCACGCAccagacagacacacatgttACCTGGCTCCTATAGAAACACAACAGTGTTCGTGCCTTCTATATACCAATCGCAAGCAGGGAGAAACAAACAGAGTGAGGGCAGGAGAGGAACGCAAGGAAGTCGATACTCAAGACCCCCACGGCCCCCCATTGACTCAACTGTGTGACCCGATGTGAAAAGAAACAACCCACCCTTTCCTCATCCTTTCCTCATCCATTCTCTCACCATCCCCAGAGTTCTCATGAGTTAAACCGGGAAATTAATCAATTTGCTTTTCTCCATCACAGCACCGTCACATCACACATCTGGTTTTGTCTGCGCTATAATGCTAAGATCCTCTGACTCTATACTTACCTCCATATTGGTCCCTGTCTCAATTCGTCTCCTGGTCCTTTGTTCAGATTCTAGTTCTCCACATCTCCAAGAAAACCTGTGAGAGAAAGTACATTGTCCAAGAACTGGGTTTACAGGAACGAAAAATTTCAGTCTTTGAGTCTGTGTTTGCCCTCACACCTGTTTTTTATTCCTTCCTTGGTATTTGTTTGTTCCTTTCTTCTTCGTTGCTTTCCTGTTAGGTTGTTCTTTCCTTCattttcatatatattcatattatatttatatatttttgggggggttgTCCTCGTGTTTGCTTTCTTCCTTGTATCCATCCTTCGATGTTTGTTTGCTTCTCTATGTATTTCTTTACGGCTGGTTTCTAAATATTTGTCTGGCTTGAAAAATACCGTTGAGATGTCCTTGTTGGACAACACTTTCACATTATTGACATATTGTGTAGCGTCATATCATTAGATCCGCCATAAGCTTTTTATCATCCTATAgagaacatacagtacatgttaatAGCACTGTCAATGTTTCAAACGATTATGAACAACCAACAGTACACAAGTAATGAAATAAtcatcaaacacaaaaaagacatttaaatataGGTGATAggcatacatttttaacattacaaTCCTTTTCCTTTTACATTATCTTCAGTTTTCTTTTCTACAtgatcaacagttttttttctacatcatccattttcttttctattccTTTTGTCTTCCTGATCAGTGTTCTGACTGTGCTGACAGctgtgagagagaaataaaaatcaaaacatcCACTATGACGTTACAGAACAATCGTAAATAAAGTTTTACCTTtttaacatgataaaaaatcagtgtcttcatttaaacagaaaaagtctGTTAGGTTAGAGCTAGGGTCCTAAAAATCTATCTGTCAGCAGTGTGTTCAGTGTTAAACTTTTAACATGATTTTAATACGGTAACCGTAGATTAACTGcgatatttgttttaaaattatagTAATACAAATGGTAGTCAATTCAGCATCCTTCActtgtattattataaaatattggATAGGTTTAATTCTCATTATATAACAATTTAAACTAACAGATAGATCAATGAAACTGAGCTATTGATTCCTCACGTGTAAACAAGAGGTTCTTCAATAAAACCATCATAGATGATTAGCATGTAGTGCTTGTTCAGGTGATGTAAAAAGGAGTCTTTAAAACATGTGAATGAATGAACAGAAtgaatttaatatataaaatatgttacatTACAAAAGTCCTTTGTCATTTGAGGCTACAGTCAAGTTGTATTGCAGAAGAACATGTAATACCTAAACTATCAAAAAAGTGTGAAGACATAATTTTAAAGTGCAATCTCCCTTGTGTGTTCCTCAGTACCAGGTGTACAAGTACCTTgataattttcacttttaatttagCTATAAAAAGCTGGTTTTGCAGTGATGTCCCTGAATAATCACTAAGCCTGAGGTACAAGATCACTACATATTACAATTATTCAGTTACATAAGGTGTACTGGTTTGTGGATGTTTTGGTATCATTGGATGTTATATTTCATCTGTATCGTCCCAGTCACTGACAGTCACTAAACTGCTCTTCAGAGTGCTGCCGGTTCCAGCGTCTGTAAGGCCTAAGAAACAGATACACGAGTAAGATAATTACTAGTTATGATGACACTATTGTTAAATTAAAGTtctttattaacaaaaaaatcattatgtatattttttgtatttttaaaagtatttccGGCCAAAATGGAATGCTATGTACCTGCTTTCTGTCCTTTAGGTGCGGATGATCCCCAGATGCTAGTGCTGGTGTCCAGACTCTTGTCCAGGCTCCTCCTGATGGGGGCGGGGCTACGGTTGGGTTTGGATACAGCAGGCACGTCCTCCAGAGAGGAGATATCCCAgtcgtcatcatcatcttcatctgtgTACTGAAAGACGTGACAACAAATGTTACAACAGCTAAAGCAGGTTTCAATGCATTACATAATCACAAACGTTCAAACACAAGCGCAGGTCGCTTTTAACTGTTTCTTTTACCTTCAGATCTTTCTTTTCATCGTCCTTTATGTTTTTGACAACCGTTGGGCTCTCTTGGAACATATTTACGCCCCCTGCAGGTTTCTTTGGGCCTCGCGCTTCCAGCTGCTTCTCCAGGCTTTTGCCAAGAGCTTTGACATTAcctacaaaaaacacaatattttagatttatCGTGAAAGACataattcttttgttttttgagcGATGCAACAATTCCACATCCTCCTTACTATAAGAAGTCTTCTCCACGTTTCCATTCTGGTCCTTGTGTTTGTTTAGCTGTGAGACGTTGATCTCATCCATCTCGCTGCCGTCCATCCACTCGCTGTCGCTCATGCTCAGTGTGGTCACAGCTGTTCTGTCTGCGGGAGTGGTCGTGTGCGTGGTCGAGGACAGATGTGTTTTGGGCATTTGTGCTTTCACGGTGGTTCGGTTAACCTGGGGAGCTTTCTTCTGTGTTTGAGGGGCTTCTTCCTCAgattcctcctcttcctcagaCGTCTCTTCGTCAGAGCTGAATGGAGGCGTTCTGCTAGGGTGGGAGGTAAAACACACGATATAGAGTAAAGACCGCACGATAAAGATCGCATCCTAACCAAACGCGATGCAATTCCTGAGATAAAAAATTTGTTTGTCCATACTGATCGCGAAAAAGGGTCGGGACGCGACaatcaatcacaaaacacagccaatcGGAATCGTTTTTCTCTATCCACGCAGACTCGCACGCTGCACAAAGAGAGATGCGTCTTGTTCTCATGACTTCAGTTATGCTTCACCGGATGCTATACTATAATTTCTGAATCTAAAGGTATGTAATCAAATGTTTATATACTGTCTTCATCCATGTTTGGCCATCAATTTTCATGAGGTGCTGAACATCGAATGAGATCGTTGTGTGGGTGGATCTGTCAGCCGCGACGTCGCAGAAATAGAAACCGTTTCGAAAATAGAAATGACCTTTTATCGCATGTCAAGGCGTCACATCGCATTTGGTTAGGACACGGTGTAAGACCATAAAATAAACCCCAAAACATGGATAAGAAAACGAACAAGATAAGGTTTGATTTCGAAagctttttcaaatgtattcaaatgaaAGCAGACAGACGTCATGAACAGTATAGTGTTGTTTGTACTGTACTTGTGTTGTTGTAGTAGTGTGGAGGTCTTGGGCTGGGTGCGGGTCCGGATGCGTGGAGTCTGCTGTGGGGTTTGGTGCGGTTTGGGAGCAGGACCTGACATCACACGAGTTACCGTAGATGGAAAACTGCTGGATCTGGGTCTAGATTGAaccactgtgaaaaaaaaaactttattcaaaCCCCAGCGACATCCcagctaataaaaaaaaagttttgtcacCATTCCGAGTAAGTTATAAAAACAACGTAAGAATAAcctttttataatgtttttataatattgaaaAGAATCATATTGCtaattttaacaattttgtgtttgttgttttattctctctgagtttattttttatgttgctatttatttcttattgatCTTGAGGTTTCATGTATTATAGTTTCATTTTTATCTGTTTGTAGTGATCAAATTCAACTCTTTATTTCATTGAACATTGATAATGTtcataaaatgctgtttttaatgttacaacaagaattttttttatatttttgagagAGCTTTTCGAGAAATTCTGAGAATGTTCCCTGTTACCCTCCCAAAACAGCCATCTTGATTCTAAACAGCTTTATAGTCACCATAGGGTGTTCACTATCTAATGTGTTAAAGTTAAAATTGTTGGGAGTAAATATAACAACAAGTTCTGACCTTGTTCTAGTTGTTTGGGTTTGGTTGGTTCCTCGGTGTTCCTCTCCTTCACCCTCTGTTCCAGTTTACGGCTGATCTCTATCTGTGCCCCCCTATACGCTGGATCCTCTTCTTCTTTATTCTGACGTTCTGAGTTTATCTGGGCCATGGCGCTCTTATACGCCCCTTTAGAGAGACCTGTGACCCCCTGAACAACAGAACATCAAGGTTACATTCTGTTATGGAGTTTCTGTAGATTATCATGTGGTTTGACACTACCTTGATGCCGAAGTTCATCAATCTGTCATGGAGGTTCTGCTGGGCAGCTACAAGCATGTCTCTCCTTAAGCCCGGGTTCTTTAACAGTTCCTCCACCTGCTGCCTCCACGAGTGGCTCTCTGGATGACGTTCGGAGATGCTTGAGGATTCTGGAAATGCAAGACGAACAAAATTCAGACACTCACCATACATGTTGACATATGCTTTACAATAAATGTCGTCATTCTACAAATGCAGGACATcggaaataaaaatgtatggtgTTACTGCAGTATAAAGACAGTACAAGGACATGAAAAAACACactaaaaaataagttttacagAGGTTCAATTTTATTAGGTTCACAGTAATTAACATTTTAGATAATTTGTCGTTTTCATATATTCTTTTTCGTTTAAATTTGAgcaattttgttgtgtgtttagattttatttcttaagtatttatttgttcatattgctatttatttttaagtttgatATATAAGTTtcattcatttcagttttatgtattattagttattatttTGGTGCctcaaattaaacttttttaatttagtgctcaggcaacatttcaaatgttcaaATAATATCTAGgcctttttatatttgatttaaatgcaAAGGAAAGCTTTAATAGTTAGTTaagtttatttaactttaaCAACTCTGCATCGATGCATATCTATAAAAACTATCGTctacaacagtatttttttgtttttttcaaagacTACAACTGTTAAACACgatatgacattatttttttaaaatcaaagtcaTACTTAAAtatgaagaatttttttttttacaaaaatacaattgtagACTTGTAGATTGTAAAATGTAGCCATGAATCAAACACAggcaaaacatcaaataaaaaagaacaaacactGCTCTCACTACATCTCCTGCCTCTGTCTCTTCCTCTAACCTGTGCAATGAATACACACGTGCTGATACTTCTGCATTAATTGAGCAGACATGTGCTGTTTTGGATTAACGTCTGTGAAATAGGAACATCTTAAGTATAGCGGCATGCTGACAGACTGAAAACAACAGGCCTCAGCGACGGATCCATGCAGACAGCATGCGGGCAAGCCACAGACCACTACACTCCATCACATTTACCTTTATCTTCCTCAGACAGCTCCACTATAGGATCCAACGTATGAACCGAGTTGAACTGCTCTAATATGACAGCACAGAGAGCAAGAGGTTACGAATGGACCGAAACGTGTTTGCTGGGAGACTGTACGCTGATGCGTTGAGACTGACCAATAATAGGTTTTGCtgattttaacaattttattgttattaaatatcACAACCTATAAACACTAACAGGAAAATACAGTGTAGTAACAcctagataaaaaaaaatgtgcgaTGATATGAAATGTCGTAATGCCCCCTAGGACATGGTGTGTAAATTGATGGGAATTAACTGGCCGATGTTCAGTGAAAATGCAAACTTAACAGtctaaaaacatattattcAGGGACTGTGATGATAACAGGTCTTACTAAActaaacagaaaatgtacacaCGATGACTTACCACTGACCATCACTTTAGCTTTTGTCTCTGGAGCCGGGACAGCAACTactaaaacatgaataaaaatgtacactTAGAAATAGGGCTGAtcaacgattaatcgtgattaatctcatccagaataaaagtttgcaaTGTACATATCAATTTTggtatttacacacacacttgtatatatttagaaaatatttgcgttaatatatttatatcacttttaaattatatttaaacattgatTACATAAAATTGATATAATTCCACAAGTCGTTTGCAactcttgtttttcttctgttgttgtGGTGCgttaatttaaaaaaggatCTTCATACAAAATGTTTCGCACTCACAAATACAAACTGTGGTTTGATACATTGACTTTAGCCGAAACGTCTGCGTCTTTGTCCTCCAATGATTGAATAAAACACCAAAATACTTTGTATCTCTGTGAGACTGAAAGattttgtatgtataaaatgtatatctatttttttatatatatacctgTAGGTGTATGTGTTTATCAATACAATAgtacatacatattttatgtaaacgacaacttttattctggatgcgatgaaTCATTAAACAGCCCTACAAATCTTCATGATTCTTTAAAAgggaaaataaaacagttataCGAAGTTCTACTGAGTAAATATGTTCACATACTGTCACGTTGAACTAATACTGTTGGAGGCCTCGATGAGATCTGTTTCATCTgtgacagaaacaaaacaaataagtaaTTTGTTTCCAAAGTGCACATTACCAATATTGTACATTATTCTTTGGCcatcattttctattttaatctaaaaacgatttcatttatttttcaccaAAAAGATGAAAGACGACTGTATAGGATAACTGCTCATATTTTCCAGCCGTACAGTTCCTGTAGATTAGAGCTGTGGACGGCAGCAGTAATACAGGAAATCCTGAACACACGAGACTCTTCCTGTGGCGCTGGACTTCAGTACTGACCTGCTTATTATGTGTAGTAACAATCTGCTGCTGCTCCTGAAGCCTGAGGCTCAATTCCTGCACCTGACGCCTGGTCTCCTCTCTCCCTTCTGACACCACACGCCGCAGGTTTGACAGCTCCTCCTGAAGCTGAAACAACACACAGAGCAAAAAAATCGGTCAACCTGTATGAAATTCTTCTATGAAACCTCTGATTTACATATTACAATGAACACACGGTACCAACCAGATTCTTCTCGCTGTCATGTTTCTCCTtctgtttttgcattttgtcgGACCACTTCACCTCCTGAATAGTGAAACAACTCTTATTAATAGACCATTTCATCAGACGCACGCGCCGGGACTGCAGccaacttctggtctgtgtttggctagtgtctaccTTTTTAATATGAgtattcagattttattttagttaatataaatttctattattattttattgtttaacaattgcattaaattaactttttgttgaatttagttgtatgttcattttattaaataaacaatttgttgaaaaaGCCTGTAATTTTGAAACCATATGgtacatctagtggttgagtttggtatcgcagtctaaatgaaaaatattggagagacaagtttagccaagtaagcgttcttctcggtttcttttggttgttatcagaaataatcttcaggcactctattgttagggaatgtgtactggaagttacGGGCAGTCCACGATCGAGCgtatgcgcagtaacgtttgtttatgttgtcactgtGAAACCGTTTACACATGAAGTGATTTGAAATTAAAGATGTGCTTTTCATGTACTAAACCGTCTGAAAGTTACTGAAAGTATTTCTTACCTGTTTGTGGAGTTTCTGCTGAAGTTTAACAAACTCCTGCCAGTGTTCATTGCTGGCTGGCGAACCAGACTGTGTCGCTGCGACTTCCTGTTTATTATTCTGATTCAATTTCAGCAGCtcctgagaaaaacaaaaaattcaaaGAAATATATGTGCAACGTGTGCCACAAAAGTCACCTGTTTTGACCTTTTTCGTGTTTTACTGGCGTAAACCAACAAACTTCCATACGTTTTCTAGGTTCCTGTTCCTCTGATGCATTGAATCCATGTCGCGCTGACACGCTTGCTTGACTTCATCTATTTTGCTGTTCATTCGTATGTATTCATCTTCTTTCCAGCTGTCCAATAGTCTCTTAAACTCCTCCTGTCTCTGAACGAGCTCTTTCTCCTGGAGGAAAGCAATATACTGATTCAAATACTGACAAATTATACCATTTAAGACTTGAgtttttaaaggtatagttcacttTTGAATTAAAATTGTATCCTTAGTTATTCACGCTCATGTCATCTAAGACGTCCaagtctttatttcttctgtagaaaCTAATCCAAGGTTGTTGAGGAAAACATTTCCGGAACTGAACCGTCTTCCTTCTTACCACTTGTAAACAACGGGTCAGTACATACGTTTACGTCAGACCTTTCCAGCATGGTTACGTATTACGGGAAGTCGTGAACGCGCAACGCGGGGGTGCAAGCCGTGTATTTGTGgtcaaaaagaacaaaaagtagaattttttgcaagaaaaaacccAAATTCATCAGCTGGTTAAAGTTGAGaagaaactgaaatttggacaTTAAATCAGGTTGCCCCACATTAAATCCACTATATGGAGGAAGATCCGAAAATGCTAACAACCCTGGATTAGtttcaacagaagaaataaaaacatggatGTCTCGGAtgactaaacattttaattctaaagtaaacttttcctttaataccGGCTCTTCCGTACCTGTTTAGCATTGTAGTCTTTCTGCTGTGTCTCCATTTGGGAC
This DNA window, taken from Triplophysa dalaica isolate WHDGS20190420 chromosome 6, ASM1584641v1, whole genome shotgun sequence, encodes the following:
- the dzip1 gene encoding cilium assembly protein DZIP1 isoform X5, which encodes MPFHENVYYPYPSDPPGTHSSAGIPSLLCSPQSQPSSGSQNRPAMSGPLTSSGVGTVGTVVPPPFKFRARRESVDWRRFNAVDVDRVACEMDFDALQEHITAVTFCNVEGERCPRCQSPVDPALIKLFRLAQLTVEYLLHSQDCLSISLQAAEERLVAAAKETEQLCVQLQKKSQDAKNLKDELKQRKKIITSQQAMFNAGMSANYHKCQHCEKAFMNISFLQSHMQRRHSTEFDIKLMTDNKKKIQTIKLQEEINKLQEQLTLVTSQMETQQKDYNAKQEKELVQRQEEFKRLLDSWKEDEYIRMNSKIDEVKQACQRDMDSMHQRNRNLENELLKLNQNNKQEVAATQSGSPASNEHWQEFVKLQQKLHKQEVKWSDKMQKQKEKHDSEKNLLQEELSNLRRVVSEGREETRRQVQELSLRLQEQQQIVTTHNKQMKQISSRPPTVLVQRDIAVPAPETKAKVMVSESSSISERHPESHSWRQQVEELLKNPGLRRDMLVAAQQNLHDRLMNFGIKGVTGLSKGAYKSAMAQINSERQNKEEEDPAYRGAQIEISRKLEQRVKERNTEEPTKPKQLEQVVQSRPRSSSFPSTVTRVMSGPAPKPHQTPQQTPRIRTRTQPKTSTLLQQHNRTPPFSSDEETSEEEEESEEEAPQTQKKAPQVNRTTVKAQMPKTHLSSTTHTTTPADRTAVTTLSMSDSEWMDGSEMDEINVSQLNKHKDQNGNVEKTSYSNVKALGKSLEKQLEARGPKKPAGGVNMFQESPTVVKNIKDDEKKDLKYTDEDDDDDWDISSLEDVPAVSKPNRSPAPIRRSLDKSLDTSTSIWGSSAPKGQKAGLTDAGTGSTLKSSLVTVSDWDDTDEI
- the dzip1 gene encoding cilium assembly protein DZIP1 isoform X3; protein product: MPFHENVYYPYPSDPPGTHSSAGIPSLLCSPQSQPSSGSQNRPAMSGPLTSSGVGTVGTVVPPPFKFRARRESVDWRRFNAVDVDRVACEMDFDALQEHITAVTFCNVEGERCPRCQSPVDPALIKLFRLAQLTVEYLLHSQDCLSISLQAAEERLVAAAKETEQLCVQLQKKSQDAKNLKDELKQRKKIITSQQAMFNAGMSANYHKCQHCEKAFMNISFLQSHMQRRHSTEFDIKLMTDNKKKIQTIKLQEEINKLQEQLTLVTSQMETQQKDYNAKQEKELVQRQEEFKRLLDSWKEDEYIRMNSKIDEVKQACQRDMDSMHQRNRNLENELLKLNQNNKQEVAATQSGSPASNEHWQEFVKLQQKLHKQEVKWSDKMQKQKEKHDSEKNLLQEELSNLRRVVSEGREETRRQVQELSLRLQEQQQIVTTHNKQMKQISSRPPTVLVQRDIAVPAPETKAKVMVSEQFNSVHTLDPIVELSEEDKESSSISERHPESHSWRQQVEELLKNPGLRRDMLVAAQQNLHDRLMNFGIKGVTGLSKGAYKSAMAQINSERQNKEEEDPAYRGAQIEISRKLEQRVKERNTEEPTKPKQLEQVVQSRPRSSSFPSTVTRVMSGPAPKPHQTPQQTPRIRTRTQPKTSTLLQQHNRTPPFSSDEETSEEEEESEEEAPQTQKKAPQVNRTTVKAQMPKTHLSSTTHTTTPADRTAVTTLSMSDSEWMDGSEMDEINVSQLNKHKDQNGNVEKTSYSNVKALGKSLEKQLEARGPKKPAGGVNMFQESPTVVKNIKDDEKKDLKYTDEDDDDDWDISSLEDVPAVSKPNRSPAPIRRSLDKSLDTSTSIWGSSAPKGQKAGLTDAGTGSTLKSSLVTVSDWDDTDEI
- the dzip1 gene encoding cilium assembly protein DZIP1 isoform X1; this translates as MPFHENVYYPYPSDPPGTHSSAGIPSLLCSPQSQPSSGSQNRPAMSGPLTSSGVGTVGTVVPPPFKFRARRESVDWRRFNAVDVDRVACEMDFDALQEHITAVTFCNVEGERCPRCQSPVDPALIKLFRLAQLTVEYLLHSQDCLSISLQAAEERLVAAAKETEQLCVQLQKKSQDAKNLKDELKQRKKIITSQQAMFNAGMSANYHKCQHCEKAFMNISFLQSHMQRRHSTEFDIKLMTDNKKKIQTIKLQEEINKLQEQLTLVTSQMETQQKDYNAKQEKELVQRQEEFKRLLDSWKEDEYIRMNSKIDEVKQACQRDMDSMHQRNRNLENELLKLNQNNKQEVAATQSGSPASNEHWQEFVKLQQKLHKQEVKWSDKMQKQKEKHDSEKNLLQEELSNLRRVVSEGREETRRQVQELSLRLQEQQQIVTTHNKQMKQISSRPPTVLVQRDIVAVPAPETKAKVMVSEQFNSVHTLDPIVELSEEDKESSSISERHPESHSWRQQVEELLKNPGLRRDMLVAAQQNLHDRLMNFGIKGVTGLSKGAYKSAMAQINSERQNKEEEDPAYRGAQIEISRKLEQRVKERNTEEPTKPKQLEQVVQSRPRSSSFPSTVTRVMSGPAPKPHQTPQQTPRIRTRTQPKTSTLLQQHNRTPPFSSDEETSEEEEESEEEAPQTQKKAPQVNRTTVKAQMPKTHLSSTTHTTTPADRTAVTTLSMSDSEWMDGSEMDEINVSQLNKHKDQNGNVEKTSYSNVKALGKSLEKQLEARGPKKPAGGVNMFQESPTVVKNIKDDEKKDLKYTDEDDDDDWDISSLEDVPAVSKPNRSPAPIRRSLDKSLDTSTSIWGSSAPKGQKAGLTDAGTGSTLKSSLVTVSDWDDTDEI